A region of the Candidatus Poribacteria bacterium genome:
TCACTGACCACTAGCGCGAACGGGTCGGGTGCGAGGAGGCGAAATGCGCGACGCCGAGAGGGAAGCCCTGCGCTCCGTAGCCGGAACGATCTTCGCCGTCGACCAGACGGCGACGCATGACGGGCCCGGCTTGCGGATGATGGTCTACCTCAAGGGCTGTCCGCTCCGGTGCGTCTGGTGCCACAGTCCGGAATCCGTCTCGCCCCGCACCGAAGTCGTCTGGTACGAAGCGCGCTGCGTCCGATGCGGCGCGTGCGCCGAAGCGTGCCCCGTCAACCTGCGCACGCCGGAGCCCATCCTACCCGCCGACCGCGACCGCGAGACCTGCCTCCGGTGCGGCAAGTGCCTCGACGCATGCGAACATGACGCCCTGGAGATGAAGGGCTACACGACGACGGCGGGCGATGTCGTGGACGAAGCGCGCGCGCTCAAGCCCTTCTTCCGCAGAACCGGCGGCGGCATCACGTTGACGGGCGGCGAACCGACCCTCCAGCCAGAGTTCGCTTACAGCGTCCTGGCGCTGTGTCACGACGAGGGCGTCCACACGGCGATCGAGACGACGGGCGTGACAACCTGGGCGCGCCTCGAACGGTTAGCGACGGTGACGGACCTCTTCCTCTACGACCTCAAGCACGCCGACGGCGAGAAGCACATCGCCTTTACCGGTGTTCCCCTGACGCATGTCACGGGGAACCTGACGCGCCTCATCGACGGCGGCGCGGAGGTCATCGTGCGCGTGCCGGTCGTTCCCGGCTACAACGGCGGAGCCGAGGACATCCAGAACATCGGGCGGCTCGCACGGTCGCTCGGGGCGCAGCGGATCAGTCTACTCCCCTTCAACCCGTCGGCGAGCGGCAAGTACTCGTGGCTCCAGAAGCCCTACCCGCTGGCAGGCACGCAGCGCCAGACCGACGACGAGATGGTCCGCCTTGAAGCCATCGCGGCGGCAGAGGGACTCGACGTCCTACGCGCCTGACGCCGCATCGCCGCGCGCCGTGGCGATCCGGTACTTCCTCATCTTGTAGCGCAGGTTCCGCTCTGTGATGCCGAGGCTTTCAGCGGCGCGCGTCTGGATGCCGTCTGCGGCGTGGAGCGCTTCCAGGATGCGCTGCCGTTCGAGCGTCTCGACGGAGTCGGGGAGGGAGTCCGAGGCATCTGCGGCCGTCGGACGGTTCATCGTTGGGGGCAGGTCGCGCGGCGTGATGACGCTGTTCCGCGCAAGGATGGCGGCGCGCTCGATGGCGTTCTCCAGCTCGCGCACGTTCCCCGGATAGGCGTATCGCGCGAGCAGCGACTCGGCTTCCGGGCTGACGGTCGCCGGGCGGTCCGACAGGGCGTGCTTGGCGAGGAAGTGCGCGACGAGCGCCGGCACGTCTCGCCGTCGCAGCCGAAGTGGCGGGACTTCGACGG
Encoded here:
- a CDS encoding glycyl-radical enzyme activating protein — its product is MRDAEREALRSVAGTIFAVDQTATHDGPGLRMMVYLKGCPLRCVWCHSPESVSPRTEVVWYEARCVRCGACAEACPVNLRTPEPILPADRDRETCLRCGKCLDACEHDALEMKGYTTTAGDVVDEARALKPFFRRTGGGITLTGGEPTLQPEFAYSVLALCHDEGVHTAIETTGVTTWARLERLATVTDLFLYDLKHADGEKHIAFTGVPLTHVTGNLTRLIDGGAEVIVRVPVVPGYNGGAEDIQNIGRLARSLGAQRISLLPFNPSASGKYSWLQKPYPLAGTQRQTDDEMVRLEAIAAAEGLDVLRA